Genomic DNA from Bacillota bacterium:
AATCGTAAGAAAGGACCGGCTCACGTCGATCCGACGAGAGCCGGTCCTTTCTTACCCGCGCACCTGATGGCATCCGGGGCGAAATCTCAAGCTTTATGGCTCCTTCGCCGTCTCGAGCGGGAAGAGGAAGAAGAAAAAGAAGAGAAAGAATATCACCAAGATGATAATCCAGAACCACCAATCAGGAGACATTGCCTTCATCTACGGGGCCTCCCTTCGTAAGCTTTTCGCCTGGTAGCTTTGTGCCCAGGTCAATACATAATATGGTGATGCTCGCTGAAGTGTGAGTTGCGTGATCTCCCGAATATAAATGGAGATAATCATTGCATCATGCCTGTGCGTGCCTGTGCGGTATGGTTTTACCGATGTTTTGAACGCTGCCGGGGCAACGTGGAAGGTACATAGAAGGTACATAAGATGGGGGGCGTGAATATACTCTAATGAACGGCCTAAAGGAGGGAGAGATAACCCTATGAGTCAGGACTTGAGCAATCTTTTCTCGGGGATTCAGAAGATGCACGAGAACGCCTCCCAGCTCCAGAAGGATCTCCAGGCGAAGACAGTTGAGGTAGTAAGCGATGGTGGGGATGTCAGGGTCGTGGTAAACGCTTGCCAGGAGGTGGTTAGCATCGAGCTGAATCCTTCGATGCTTCGTACCAGGAGCGCGGCGGATATCCAGAAGCTGCTGGTGCATACGATCAACGAGGCCTTCATGAAGTCGCGAGTACTGATAGCCAACGAGGTGGGTAAGCTCTTTATAGGGAATGAAGTAGGGAAGCTCTTCTCAGGAAGCCCGGAATAAGGCCAGGGGAACAGGGTTAGAGTCATGCAGTGAGGGGGACGGATGATGCCGGATGAGAATAACCGGAGCCTGATGGATATTCTTATGAGCCTTATGAATTCTCAAGCTCAAGGCACTCTGGATTCCGAGGTCCTGATAGGGGTCCTTGCCCTGCTCAACCTGCTGAGCATTGTGAGCTTTCTCAACACCGGGGCCCCGATGCGCAGCCAGGGCGCAGGGATAGATGCAGGTGCATGGACAGGTGCAGGGGCTGGGACTGGCCCCGCGGCTGCGGCGGTCCCCGGCTCCGTTGCTGCTGACAGTAAGCTACCGACCGACTTGAAGGCCCTGGGGGAGCTTATAGGGAATCTCGCGGGACGCGCCGGCCAGAGCCAGACACAGAGCCAGGCGCCTGATATGAGCGCTCTTATGAATATGCTTGCAAGCCAGCTCGGATCGAAGATAAATCCCAGCATGCTACCCGCGCTTATAAACCTTCTTTCCGCGTATATGAAACAAAAAGGCGCAGCAGGCTCCGGGCAGGGCCAGACGGCGGGTCAGGCGGCGCAGAAGGACCAGAAGGATTCGGGGGGAGAGGGGTAAGCGGCGATGGACAGTTCGGAACTATTGATGGCGCTCGAGATGCTCAAGAAGCTTGAGCAGGAGAGGGTTGATACGGGCCAGCTGCTGGTGACCCTGGGCCTCTTTGACTTGCTGGCAACAATGAGCATGCTCAGTGCACGTCTTGCGAAGGCTAGGGCATCCGCAGCCGCAGCGAAATCCGGAGCCACCGGGGCCGAGCAACTGTCCACGCGACGCGCACCGCAGCCGCAACTGCTGGAGATGCCGCGAGCGCGAGCAGCCGGTTATGAGCCTGAGGATGCCAGGCGTGTAAAAGAGCTGCCCCTGGATGCAGGCGGGCGCGAAGGGCGCTCGGTTGAAGGTGATGGGGTCGATGAGGGAGCGGGTGCGCTGGAGGGCACCCTGGAGAAGAAAGAGAGGCCGGCAGGCATCGGAGGGATAGCAGGCGAGGGTGACGGCGGGAAGAAGCTTGCGCGAAAGTCCCTTGACTGGCGGCGGCAATGGAAGCAGAGCGCGGGCTAACTCGATCTGGCCTATTCGATTGGTGTCAGAGAAGGCCCGGTGGATTCTTATAGATTAGTATGGAGACCAGTCTGGAGGGGGGATGCTTGATGGCCCAGGCGATGAGTTCGGAAGAACTGGCGTTGGTGTCTGCTCTAAAACCCTTCGCAACCCCGCATGGCCAGGCTCTCATTGATATGTTCCTAAGCCTGGTCGAGAAGCCTTCCGTAGCCTCAGAGCGCGGGACACTGGACGTGGCGGCGATGCGAGCCGAGGTCAACCAGCTTGTATCGCGCCAGGTAGAGAACCTGTTTGTCTTGTTTGTGCTATTCGCCCTATTATTCCTTCCACCTGGTCCGGTGGGCAAATAAATTCACAAAGGGAATGCGCCAAGGGGAAATGGAAGAATAGCAGTAGTCTGGAGTCGGCAATGATAATATTGCCGGCTCCAGTTTTTATGAATATCGGGGCGGGACGCTCGACGGATGATCCCAAGGGGCTGGCACCCCGGAGCAGGAATTGAAGTTAAGTGCGGAGGCTTCATTGATGGGAATTTGGGGTGGATTGAAGAAGTTAAGGAATAGGTTACCAGGTGGCGCGGGCAGGGGCGGGGGCAGACCGCCGGGTCAGACAGGAAAGCGGGCAGCACAGAGCGCTGTTAAGAGCGCTGCTATGTCCAGCAAGCACCAGGGGCCTCCACGGCCGCCTGAAAAGCTCACGGGAAATCTTGATAGGGACCTCCAGATGATCAAGGGCACGCTCGGCCGAAGCGATGATATCATAATACGCGTCCTGAATGTGGCGGGCCGCAAGGATGCAAGGGTTGCGGTGATCTCCGTTGACGGCATGACGGACCGGGCTGCCATGGACCGCGATATCCTCGAGTCCCTGATGTACCGCGCGCGGGATGACAAGATCGCCAATGTGCCGAAGGAGGATATCCCCAAGGCGATTATGGATTACATCCTCCAGCTCTCCGAGGTCATGGAGCTCGAGTCCGTGAAGGATATCTTCGGAGATATACTCTCAGGGAACGCGGCCCTCATATTCGACGGCTACTCGAAGGCCGTGAGCGTTAACCTCAAAGGCTGGCAGCAACGCTCCGTCCAGCAGCCCATATCCGAGCCAGCGGTGCGCGGCCCGAGGGACGGCTTCGTCGAGAATATACGCACAAATACCGCCCTGATCAGGCGGAGAATCAACGATCCCAATCTCATAATCCGCTCACTCAAGATCGGGTCGCTCAACCCTACGCATATCGCCCTGGTCTATATCGATGGGGTTGCAGACTCAAATATTGTGTCCATGCTCGAGGAGAAGATCAAGGGAATCAAGGCCGACCAGGTCTTCGGGACCGGCTCCCTGGAGGAGCTCCTTACCAAGGGCTCCATGTCGCTCTTCCCCAAGGCGCTCTCCACCGAGCGGCCTGACAGGGTGGCGGGGGGGCTCCTGCAGGGGCAGATCTCCATCGTCATCGATAATTCGCCGTTTGTCCTGGTGGTGCCGGCCGTCCTGACGACATTCTTCCAGGCATCGGATGACTACTACCACCGCTCACCGATAGCGACATATATAAGGATCATACGGCTGGTAGGCTGGGCCCTCGGCCTCTTCCTGCCAGGCCTGTATGTAGCCCTCGCGGCGGTGAACCCCGACGTGATCCCGCTTGGAATGGCCATGGCCATCTCTGCGTCGCGCGAGGGGATACCTTACCCGGCGTTTGTTGAGGTGCTGATAATGGATATCGCCATGGAGCTGCTCTCGGAGGCGAGCACCAGGCTGCCAACATACATCGGCGCGTCCGCAACGGTCGTCGGTGGCCTTATCATCGGCACCGCGGCAGCCCAGGCGAGGATCATAAGCAATATCATGATAATCGTAGTCGCCGCGACAGCTATAGGGATCTTCGTAACGCCAAATTACGAGCTTGCGCTCGCGTGGAGGATATCAAAGTTCCTTTTTACATTCTTCGCGGCCGTATTCGGTCTCTACGGGTTGA
This window encodes:
- a CDS encoding YbaB/EbfC family nucleoid-associated protein, with translation MSQDLSNLFSGIQKMHENASQLQKDLQAKTVEVVSDGGDVRVVVNACQEVVSIELNPSMLRTRSAADIQKLLVHTINEAFMKSRVLIANEVGKLFIGNEVGKLFSGSPE
- a CDS encoding spore germination protein, with the translated sequence MGIWGGLKKLRNRLPGGAGRGGGRPPGQTGKRAAQSAVKSAAMSSKHQGPPRPPEKLTGNLDRDLQMIKGTLGRSDDIIIRVLNVAGRKDARVAVISVDGMTDRAAMDRDILESLMYRARDDKIANVPKEDIPKAIMDYILQLSEVMELESVKDIFGDILSGNAALIFDGYSKAVSVNLKGWQQRSVQQPISEPAVRGPRDGFVENIRTNTALIRRRINDPNLIIRSLKIGSLNPTHIALVYIDGVADSNIVSMLEEKIKGIKADQVFGTGSLEELLTKGSMSLFPKALSTERPDRVAGGLLQGQISIVIDNSPFVLVVPAVLTTFFQASDDYYHRSPIATYIRIIRLVGWALGLFLPGLYVALAAVNPDVIPLGMAMAISASREGIPYPAFVEVLIMDIAMELLSEASTRLPTYIGASATVVGGLIIGTAAAQARIISNIMIIVVAATAIGIFVTPNYELALAWRISKFLFTFFAAVFGLYGLSAAFIFLLLFLVAQDSFGVPYLTPLGPFKPADFIRDVFIRAPWWSIISRRPRTFLAQTEEVQARNRPGAAGAPEAGRKGKS